A region of bacterium DNA encodes the following proteins:
- a CDS encoding ATP-binding protein translates to MHKERIITDVINEMNNLALSLDGPEHLITWTVVNVPFLVNCEFSALVLIYNEYILLNCSSVVNKENPVYDYFKKKVKEEIQKLTNSSSLTWQEVDTYIAEDPVADRKEALSSINSFFIFDLEVKDKIIGYVAIGSSQKDAFAKFKLNILWNFCDQLALGLRSLLDREMVIKQAQLLEKEKNKVEEEKRKIEAIMGGMKEGLIITDNMENIITINDAALAVLGLKRDLGNKFARDFILENLSKEANKNEYDEKIIDLGVPKKRVVRMGSTPIFGLDNEFIGRATLLTDITKEKEIEQMKNDFVNAVNHELRTPLTSIREIISIIADGTVGPVNEKQIRFLKTAISDSDRLVRIVNDLLDLSKIESGKVKLKRMPAAISQIVNQVMASFEHLAKNNKIEIKSSIPGNIPYIFADTDKMIQILTNLIGNSIKFTPPGGKVMLLCDLLPETSKNKETVQESKTTYKKFLKISVSDNGPGISDEDQKKLFKKFSQLETGFNHKTGGTGLGLVIARELVEKHGGKIWVESEPSKGSTFSFTIPVFEEDPAYLDLIQQEIERVKKEGTHLSLILVDPKIRKELTNKDRNTIANLEKQCKNTMRRKDDFVLVYHERYVIIIAESSKENSFKLAERIKSTLEIDCDYKIKSYPNDGDNAPALFNKLKNEG, encoded by the coding sequence ATGCATAAAGAACGTATAATAACTGATGTAATAAATGAAATGAATAATCTCGCCTTATCTCTGGACGGGCCGGAGCATTTGATTACATGGACAGTTGTTAATGTGCCGTTCCTGGTTAATTGTGAGTTTTCAGCACTGGTGTTGATTTATAACGAGTATATTTTATTAAATTGCAGTTCAGTTGTGAATAAAGAAAACCCTGTTTATGATTATTTCAAAAAAAAAGTCAAGGAGGAAATACAAAAATTAACAAATTCAAGTTCGTTAACATGGCAGGAGGTGGATACTTACATTGCGGAGGACCCGGTAGCTGATAGAAAAGAAGCATTGTCTTCCATCAATTCTTTTTTCATATTCGATTTGGAAGTGAAAGACAAAATAATTGGTTATGTAGCTATTGGAAGTTCACAAAAAGATGCTTTTGCAAAGTTTAAATTAAATATATTATGGAATTTTTGCGACCAGCTTGCCCTGGGACTGCGCAGTTTGCTTGATAGAGAGATGGTTATAAAACAGGCACAATTACTGGAAAAGGAGAAGAATAAAGTTGAAGAAGAAAAAAGAAAAATAGAAGCCATTATGGGCGGGATGAAAGAAGGCCTTATCATTACAGATAATATGGAAAATATTATAACTATTAATGATGCCGCGCTGGCTGTGCTTGGTTTAAAAAGAGATTTAGGGAATAAATTTGCGAGGGATTTTATCCTGGAAAATTTATCAAAAGAGGCGAATAAAAATGAATATGATGAAAAAATCATCGATCTGGGAGTGCCTAAAAAGAGAGTGGTCCGTATGGGGTCAACCCCGATATTCGGTTTGGATAATGAATTTATCGGGAGGGCGACGCTTTTAACTGATATTACAAAAGAGAAAGAAATTGAACAGATGAAGAACGATTTTGTAAATGCTGTAAACCATGAACTAAGAACGCCCTTAACCTCTATAAGGGAAATTATTTCTATTATAGCGGATGGGACAGTGGGGCCTGTAAATGAAAAACAAATCCGGTTTCTTAAAACCGCCATTAGTGATTCTGACAGGCTGGTGCGTATTGTGAATGACCTTTTGGATTTATCTAAAATAGAATCGGGAAAGGTCAAGTTAAAACGCATGCCGGCCGCAATTTCACAAATTGTTAATCAGGTAATGGCAAGTTTTGAACATTTAGCCAAAAATAATAAAATAGAAATAAAAAGCAGTATACCCGGCAATATCCCTTACATTTTTGCCGATACCGACAAGATGATTCAAATACTTACAAATTTAATCGGGAATTCGATAAAGTTTACACCCCCGGGAGGGAAAGTAATGCTGCTTTGTGATTTACTGCCGGAAACTTCAAAGAATAAGGAAACAGTCCAGGAATCAAAGACAACATACAAAAAATTTTTAAAGATTTCTGTCAGCGACAACGGACCGGGAATTTCGGATGAAGACCAGAAAAAACTTTTTAAAAAATTCAGCCAGCTCGAAACCGGGTTCAATCATAAAACCGGCGGGACGGGCCTTGGGCTTGTAATAGCAAGAGAACTTGTTGAAAAACATGGCGGTAAAATATGGGTCGAGTCGGAACCAAGCAAAGGGTCGACTTTTTCATTCACGATTCCCGTATTCGAAGAAGACCCGGCATATCTGGATTTAATACAGCAGGAAATTGAAAGGGTTAAAAAAGAGGGGACTCATCTTTCATTAATATTAGTTGACCCGAAAATCAGGAAAGAGTTAACAAATAAGGACAGAAACACTATCGCGAATCTTGAGAAACAGTGCAAAAACACCATGCGAAGGAAAGATGATTTTGTCCTGGTTTATCACGAAAGATATGTTATTATCATAGCCGAAAGCAGTAAGGAAAACAGTTTTAAACTCGCTGAAAGAATAAAAAGCACATTGGAGATTGATTGCGATTATAAAATAAAAAGTTATCCGAATGACGGCGATAATGCCCCGGCGTTGTTTAATAAGTTAAAAAATGAAGGTTAA
- the sulP gene encoding sulfate permease, with protein MFKPKLLTTLKGYSLELFISDFIAGVIVGIVALPLAIAFAIASGVRPEQGLYTAIVAGFLISALGGSRVQVGGPTGAFVVIVYGIIQQYGMDGLVIATILAGIILIVMGIGKFGSAIKFIPHPLVVGFTSGIAVIIFSSQIKDFLGLQMGPVPPEFIEKWIAYFKYFPTINYNETAIGLLALLILIAWPKITHKIPGSLIAIIVTTSLVIIFNIPVQTIGSRFGHISSSLPHPVMPHLDFAMAKNLFKPAFIIALLAGIESLLSAVVADGMIGGRHRSNMELVAQGVANIASPIFGGIPATGAIARTATNIKNGGRTPVAGIIHAIVLLLIMLIFGKLAELIPMATLASILIIVSYNMSEWRSFKALFRSPKSDIAILLTTFFLTVIIDLTVAIQVGLLLSVFLFMRRMALVTNVEIITKEFEDEEGEDSEIGMLGSKIPKGVEIYEINGPFFFGSAFKFKEAMLTVEKAPKVRIIRMRKVPALDATGIHTIEEVYKECKRYGIAFILSGVQSQPMGALDKAGLIEKIGRQNIYDNFEESMIRAQEILTLFNQKLYN; from the coding sequence ATGTTTAAGCCAAAATTATTAACCACATTAAAAGGGTATAGCCTTGAATTATTTATATCAGATTTTATAGCAGGGGTAATTGTCGGAATAGTCGCCCTTCCCCTTGCAATTGCTTTTGCGATAGCTTCCGGGGTGAGGCCGGAACAGGGGTTATACACGGCAATCGTTGCTGGTTTTCTTATATCAGCCCTTGGCGGAAGCCGCGTCCAGGTAGGCGGTCCAACGGGAGCTTTTGTTGTTATAGTCTACGGGATTATTCAGCAATACGGCATGGACGGTTTGGTAATAGCGACAATTTTGGCAGGTATAATATTAATCGTTATGGGTATCGGGAAATTCGGGTCGGCTATAAAATTTATTCCTCACCCGCTGGTAGTCGGATTTACAAGCGGTATCGCGGTCATCATTTTTTCATCACAGATAAAAGATTTCCTCGGTCTTCAGATGGGCCCGGTGCCGCCTGAATTTATCGAAAAATGGATTGCTTATTTTAAATATTTTCCGACAATCAATTATAACGAAACGGCTATCGGCCTGCTTGCCCTTTTGATTTTAATAGCCTGGCCTAAAATTACACATAAAATACCCGGTTCGCTTATAGCTATCATTGTTACCACATCTCTTGTAATTATTTTCAATATTCCCGTCCAAACCATCGGCTCAAGATTCGGGCATATATCATCTTCTCTTCCCCATCCTGTTATGCCGCATCTTGATTTCGCAATGGCAAAAAATCTTTTTAAACCCGCTTTTATCATTGCCTTGCTTGCCGGTATTGAATCCCTGCTTTCAGCTGTAGTGGCCGATGGGATGATTGGCGGCAGGCACCGTTCAAATATGGAATTAGTGGCGCAGGGTGTTGCCAACATAGCCTCGCCTATTTTCGGGGGAATACCGGCCACAGGCGCAATAGCCCGGACAGCGACCAATATCAAAAACGGCGGGCGGACCCCGGTAGCGGGAATTATTCACGCAATTGTCCTGCTTTTAATTATGCTTATTTTTGGCAAATTGGCTGAATTAATCCCAATGGCAACATTGGCATCTATATTGATAATTGTATCTTACAATATGAGTGAATGGCGTTCATTCAAGGCCCTGTTCAGGAGTCCAAAAAGCGATATTGCGATACTTCTGACGACCTTTTTTTTAACAGTAATTATTGATCTTACAGTCGCGATCCAGGTCGGCCTTTTACTCTCTGTTTTTCTCTTTATGCGCCGTATGGCCCTGGTTACAAACGTAGAAATTATAACCAAAGAGTTTGAAGATGAGGAAGGGGAAGACAGTGAAATCGGTATGCTTGGTTCAAAAATCCCAAAAGGGGTGGAAATTTATGAAATAAACGGGCCTTTTTTCTTCGGTTCAGCCTTCAAGTTCAAAGAGGCAATGCTTACTGTCGAGAAGGCCCCAAAGGTCCGAATAATCCGCATGCGAAAAGTCCCGGCGCTCGATGCCACAGGGATCCATACTATCGAAGAAGTTTATAAAGAATGCAAAAGGTACGGGATAGCCTTCATCCTTTCAGGGGTGCAAAGCCAGCCTATGGGGGCCTTAGATAAAGCCGGCTTGATTGAAAAAATAGG
- a CDS encoding carboxypeptidase-like regulatory domain-containing protein — translation MKKLFISILSMVIIFSTGKTIKAEVYGSISGRVYVEQTGEGKEGFRIQVLKGDNLESVNWLNIAGLRGTGELDKYGETKTDKNGNYSFNLLPPGKYLIVIVEKPLKYYFENFHIVNLEEGKNITNYDIKLSKLGSIGGKVYKTDGVNPLENYTIWSYDGEKTYLEVGKAAGEFLIEGLPPKEHWQLFIKYKGYLYTYDSSVNTMGSIDIKDLRIVVKEDNPTGIFGQVTAPDGLPLKDAYVYVKSENEVFRGSADIDSTGSYSIKGLPSAKYYLSIYKRVEDKYIDFLDSPIELANGQQIERNYIYDSTKEKEVEMIITYITTERIPAELENILCKKGKTETGSRIAFTTCYKGKIVRGYCESYDTASDCMKKVYDFHEDVHVIQYTENKVCEMDDDERKKFLERNLFWFELEAFALSDVEEEKCTGKKPPCRVDWLLRRYGIYGSGVSYYSEYSCPLPDLGTYRPDESFSVSSNLPPQVVDYYKETPDGTLLLQGASDLMGKLLSAVKKSMVLTDINTYFPNLLQHSKVLVIPSGGLIGLDNSQAFKDNLAEFANQGGVVVCFSQPNGYEFSALPGGQVGGYGWGEDQACHSNAVYINTYHPVLSG, via the coding sequence ATGAAAAAGCTGTTTATAAGTATTTTGAGTATGGTGATTATTTTTTCGACAGGAAAAACAATAAAGGCGGAAGTTTATGGGAGCATTTCGGGGAGGGTATATGTGGAGCAGACGGGAGAGGGCAAAGAGGGATTTAGAATACAGGTTTTAAAAGGTGATAATTTAGAATCAGTTAATTGGTTGAATATTGCTGGATTGAGGGGAACTGGAGAACTTGATAAGTATGGAGAAACAAAAACAGATAAAAACGGGAATTATTCTTTCAATCTATTACCTCCTGGAAAATATTTGATAGTTATAGTTGAAAAACCATTAAAATATTATTTTGAAAATTTTCATATTGTTAATTTAGAAGAAGGTAAAAATATAACAAATTATGATATTAAATTATCTAAATTGGGGTCAATTGGCGGAAAAGTTTATAAAACTGATGGAGTTAATCCTTTGGAAAATTATACTATATGGTCGTATGATGGAGAAAAAACTTATTTAGAAGTCGGGAAAGCAGCAGGAGAGTTTTTAATAGAAGGTCTTCCCCCAAAAGAACACTGGCAGTTGTTTATTAAATATAAAGGTTATTTATACACTTATGATAGTAGTGTTAATACCATGGGTAGTATTGATATAAAAGATTTAAGAATCGTTGTAAAAGAAGACAATCCAACCGGTATTTTTGGTCAAGTAACTGCACCTGATGGACTACCTTTAAAGGATGCATATGTTTATGTTAAGTCTGAGAATGAGGTGTTTAGAGGATCTGCCGATATTGATTCTACAGGAAGTTATTCAATTAAAGGACTGCCGTCTGCTAAATATTACCTTTCTATATACAAACGGGTGGAAGATAAATATATAGATTTTCTCGACTCTCCGATAGAACTTGCTAATGGGCAGCAAATTGAAAGGAATTATATTTATGATAGTACAAAGGAAAAAGAAGTTGAAATGATAATTACTTATATAACGACAGAGCGCATCCCTGCTGAATTAGAGAATATATTATGTAAAAAAGGAAAAACAGAAACAGGAAGCCGAATAGCTTTCACTACTTGTTATAAAGGTAAAATTGTAAGAGGGTATTGTGAAAGTTATGATACTGCAAGTGATTGTATGAAAAAAGTTTACGATTTCCATGAAGATGTTCATGTAATACAGTATACTGAAAATAAAGTTTGTGAAATGGATGATGATGAAAGAAAAAAATTTCTAGAGCGTAACTTATTTTGGTTTGAATTGGAAGCTTTCGCATTATCTGATGTAGAAGAGGAAAAATGTACAGGGAAAAAACCTCCATGCAGAGTAGATTGGCTATTAAGAAGATATGGAATTTATGGTAGCGGTGTTTCTTACTATTCTGAATATTCATGCCCATTACCCGACCTCGGCACCTACCGCCCCGACGAATCCTTCAGCGTATCGAGCAACTTACCGCCCCAAGTAGTGGATTATTACAAGGAAACGCCTGACGGGACATTACTACTTCAGGGCGCGTCTGATTTAATGGGTAAATTGCTTTCTGCTGTCAAGAAGTCAATGGTTTTAACTGATATTAATACGTATTTTCCGAATTTACTCCAGCACTCCAAAGTTTTAGTTATTCCAAGCGGCGGATTAATTGGTTTAGATAATTCTCAGGCTTTTAAGGATAATCTGGCAGAGTTTGCAAATCAGGGCGGAGTAGTTGTTTGTTTTTCCCAGCCGAATGGTTATGAGTTTTCGGCATTACCCGGGGGACAAGTTGGAGGCTACGGCTGGGGAGAAGACCAGGCGTGCCACAGCAACGCGGTTTACATAAATACTTATCATCCTGTTCTTTCAGGGC